The genomic stretch GTTAAatggtataatatacaattaagaacatccaaaaataaagtgtccacgtaaataatatttagcagtgcaatatctgtaattatatatttatgaacaaataattacatcagatttaataatcgcaattattttgaatgtacatgaataaatgatttcatcataatattaataatcacaattgttttatttcccatttgTTGCAACCCTAGCGTATTTTCGTGTGGCAGCGTAAGTACCTACGCTGGCGGCGGCATCGCGCGACATTAAAGGCGTTTCCTTActgtaggaaataatattgtaatactgtgctaTAACTTAACACATTtattttctgtagattattatatatgtacacCAATAATTTAAAGAACAATACAATGTGTGTGAGTTATGAATAGAACTGTACTTTCGATATTAATCTCTTACCAATACGCAATACAATTaggtgtttaattttaaattaaatgaaggTGTAAATCTTAAACAAATGCATACCTATTCGTAGCAGTAGTAGAATGCAGTCCGTTGCAACCTCCAGGCAAGTGATGTCTCAAAGAATCAGGGCTGGATGCATTGGAATTGGTCCGTTCAACCGCCGCTAACGCATCCTTAAACTTATTCTTCTTTTTTCCACGACCAATAATCTTCTGAGCCGCTAAATCTCTCAACAAATCTTTTGGCACTCGCATTAGCAACAACTTTGGAAGCATCGTTATAAAGAACGTCCGAACCCAAGGCGCCATTTCATGCGTACTCGGCTTGCGATAGTGGACATTcagaattattatagttatcaCCACAGATAAGCCAACTAGTAACATCGTAAACAAGAGATATTTTCCCAACAAAGGCAGGGCTAGTGACGTCGACGGTATGATCTCAGATATGAGCAGGAAGAACATAGTTTGTGAGAGCAGGATGGAAATACTAAGGGCTATCTTTTCTCCGGAATCGGCGGGTAGATAGAAAACAAGAACGGACAGGTATGAAATGCCTACACACGGTACGATCAAGTTGACAGTGTAGAATAAGGTTTTCCTTCGTAGCGTTATGTTGAAGAATATATCTGGaacaaattgttatttaaattaaaatagtacttaaagttattataaaatatctactgtaaaattaaaaaatttacccATTTTTGCagaaataagattttttaattcatgtcTTCTTTCAGTGTTAAGTCCATAAATcgataacataattatatcttACAGTCTAAGTTTACACcgtaaggttttttttaatatacttagcCCTAAATTCAGCAAAGACATCTCATTTTACTATCGCAAATATATCctaattgtatgtaaaacaCATAAGTTATCTATTCAACTTTGTTCAGCAGGAAGATAAACGTACAAATGGCATAAATAAAACAGCATTTCATTCTTCCAACAATATAATTCACCTAATTTTCCGACATTCAAAAAATCCTCGCCAGATAAAAGCGTTTCAGACTCCATAATCACGCATTTTGTGTGTCCTTTCATTTCGGGAACGACTCTCCGAGGACTCGGGAACTTTTTTCGTTAATTTAAAAgcgaaatttattttaagagtgacgattttttattaattgacttTACCACGTTTTTGGGTTGACTGTGAAATATGTTGTGCTTCTTTTTGATCAACCTATTGACGAATTTTGGTGAATTCACTTTAacgatatatatatatatcgaagtttataaatttcatcatattaaatgttcccaaatttttatattgaaataataaaaaaatgattagaTAAAATGCAACGCAAACATTTCCCGATCCTGACAAAAACTAAATTAACGACCACGTAAATGAAACCTAAACGTAAAATCACATCTTTACTAATTAATTCCGCAATTCGAAAGCAAAGAAACACCAGACCAGCTAAGTCTAATCTCGGGGTGTAAATTGCGTCGACAACTCTTATCTCCTAAATAACCGTTCCAGGGTACCTCGAGCAGGTAACGCTTGTTTTGCTAATATCCACAAAGAGCACTTAGCCGAACGCCGCGTGAATACTGATAGGGCCACTGATTAATGTCAGTTGTTTGAGCTTAAAGGAAACGATAAATAAGCTACAGTTTCGGAATTGGAGATGCGGTTAGGTGTTGGTGTGGTATGTATTGAAAGTTTGGAATGTGAATTTTGTTCAGCGGTTGTTGGATATATGAATCTATGAATAAACCATGAAATGTTTGCCCCTAGAGTGTTACATCGTACTGTGTTTAATTTTCGAGATTTtacatgatattattttcagCATATTTTTCTGACAATAATGCAGTTTTTTATCTTTAGCAATGATGAATCTTCTAAAGCTACAACGTGACAACATCAGCTGATAACATTTTCATGGCTCAGTGACTAAATATTCGTATGCGGAAGTATGCTCTTCGATCACTTAGggaagtaaaatatttattatatttaaatttgaagtCATTAAAATACCACTAaaattacctaataaataaagtaatgcTAATCTATGGCCATACTGTGAGCCATATGACCCCATTGTAATTAAAGAACCCCCGTGacattaaaaactatattcataaatttaaaatacattaccTGGATATGGCTCTTGGCAGCACGGGTAATACCTCTCGTGTCTCTCAGCCGGCACTCCAAGGATGTCCCACTCCACAGAGGGATAGTATTCGCGCAAATCGATACCGACTTCCACCATATCACCTTTCTTTTGGTTGATGTGCTTTAAATCGATCTGGAACGAATTTGATACTGTTGCCGAAGGAGCATGTGTTTTGATGTGCTTGGTTAAAATGTCGAAGGTGTAAGTCCATTTAAAGATTTTCTTAGAAAACTGTTTCGACATAACATGCGACAAGATCGTAGCAGTTCTTCAAACTGATATTTattgatgaaaattaaaaaaagaacttTATTTGACCGCaacgtaaaaataataataaaaaaaaaattacaattgatTTCTCACTCGTCGAGTAACTTCAAGTCCAAAAGTTCCTCGATCTAGCGTTTAAAGTTTGCATAAacattttactaaaataatctGAACAAAACCATtctaataaaagtatttttctcTTTTATAGTGGTGGAGGTACATACTATCGATAGTTGCCTATGCCAAATATTATACGAGACAccagtaaaataatatgatcatGAAATTCCAACACCCCATTCGATTAAATCAGAATGAATATTGCAGGAGAAAATGTTATGTTAAACCATTTCACTATTATTGTCCATTTAATAGTCACAGATATTATAGAGTGCAATATCAAGAGGTCAAATTACATTACCATAAAGTAATGACTTAAGCCGGGTCGGTCGACAACTTGCTGCTAAATTCGGAACTTCCAATATAGCTAGCATACGAATACCTatagtatattttgtttgtattacaTTGCTTGGTGGTTCTGGAATAAGTATTTTCATTGGAAATAAAGGTAAAAGGCAAGGAGTAATGTATACCAAAGGTACAGGAAGGAACGAAGAAAcggtgataaaaatatattttgatggaAATTTGGTAAGTGTACACAAATTGATGGAATCATTCACATCCTTGTAAactatttttgtgttttttttatgttgggGTTGTTGGAAAATCAAcatgaaattgttaaaaaggCTTCATATTATGAGACCATTTCTTATCATCTAATAATGTTTAAGGATCTactatatgtaggtacctacaaacatctttgtaattttacattctgcaaataaagcaatttgaatttgaattagaATTTTGCGTCTTTAATTGTCTCATATCTGAAcaatatctaatataatatattataaaggcgaaagtttgtatggatgtatggatgtatggatgtttgttactatttcacgtaaaaactactgaaccgattacaatgaaatttagcacacatatggagggtaacttggattagcacataggatagtttttatcccggaaatcccacgggaacgggaactatgcgggttttcctttgcaaacgcgggcgaagccgcgggcggatatctagttatattatattctacttTATCTTCTTCTCCTTGAAAGCACAACGACATTTTTATAgtcaatttaaacaattattatttatattgtcaattaaaactacacaataCCTGATCACCATCATAGCTCCAGGAGCCGAACTTCAAGAAGCAAGTCTGTTGGTCAAAGGGAAAGTAGCGCACATCGATCTCACAAGATGACTTGAATATAGCTGGTGGGGTCCAAAGCACCTTGCCTGTGTGGTGGAGTACTGCTTTCGTCATGGTTGTCACCACGTATTCGCCGTCAGCACTAgtgaaataaagattttaatttgtattgtatagTTTGGtaggaaattaaaatgtagTGTTGTGATATTAGTAAAATCCAGttgctttttataattaagctAAATTTACaggaaaaatgttaaataaaaaaaaataatttattattaaggcCCAGTcggtcaattttatttttggacAATATGTAGCGATTCAGTCTAGCCTATGCTAAagcaaaataattacataacatCCAATCAATGTTATACCAGCATATGATTATGGCACAACTTCACAAATCTGCAAAACTGAGTAAAATCTACCTATACTATACAACCATTTATGACGACGACGCGGTTgacgcagtggtaaagtaactgcctactgagccgacggtcccggattcgatccccggtcaggcaaatatttgtatgataaactcatttatttgttcttgggcctgggtgttattatctatatatgtatttattaaatattatatttatcgtcgcctagtacccacaacacaagccttaattgagcttactgtgggactaggtcgatttgtgtaataatgtcctataatatttatttatttatttataccttcAATATATAAACGTAGAAACAAATCAATCCAACCTCACGCCCACCTCAAAACCATTTAAGGTAACGTAAAAGCCGTAACACGTAAAGTTAATTGATAATATCGACAAGAAACGTCGGCGAATGATACATCATGTTATGTCAGAACCGACCGGTGGCCGATTAATCATAGCGTAGAATGGGTTAGAAGACGCATGTGCGACCAATCTTACGCTTCATGTGTTTGCCGCCTAATTCTTAGATGGAAGAGGTGTGCGAAGGAATATCAACTTTGTGTGTGTGGGCGTAGGTTTAAATTTAGATCGTAGAAATTAAATAGTGTAATAGTAGTTGTCCTTTAACATTTGTCTCATAGCAGTTATGAGACGGATGCTATAAACAGTTAGGAATCCAGGATATTTTGTGATACATCAGCAACGGATAAAGGAGAATCAGGTGAAGAAACCTATTTAATCAATTAGTGGGTAGGTATCAAAAAGTTCAATTTAATGGTGGATTCACCTAAATTCGCACTGGAAGCATCACAAGTAATATCTGCGCTTATGCGCTCCATATGCTGTTGCAGTAATACGAATCTAATATCCTTCTACATTTTTACGCAACTGCTTATTGCTGGATATTACACGTTACATACGTCCGCGTTTACGTGCGACCTACCATCTCACGGGTATATAGCCATGGTGGCAGGAACCTCACTATAATGTATTAACGTGTATTGTAAGGGTCATGGGCCACGTTAAATAACGATTATCAGTATCCTGAAGGAAATTAAAAGAGAAGAGACATTGATGATTCTTGGTCGCGGAAAAGGTATTTGTAATCGGTGTAAttcaataatgaaaaataagtcAGATCAGTTGTAGCATCGGTAGCAAAACTTTACCATTGATTGTTATCTAATAACGTTgaaaatcataatatgaacTGCTGCGTTCAACTCACAAATAATAGAAACGTAGGCTcatataatactttatatataaaaatcatgatttatataaaaaagatcaGAGAGCAAAGTATACacgaagaaaaataaatttaagcaCTGTAACAGACCTACAATTCAAGCCAAACGTACTAAGCTAGACTAGCGTATTATATCAAGCTAAGATATAAATTCGGTGCCTATAAAATGCAAGTAGCCCAAAGATGAGGTCGGGGGAAATAACGAAAAGATTTATATCTTCAGGAATTCTCCTTCTAAATATTTACATCGGAATTTTTCCTATTTTCTCGTGTAAGCATGACCCGAATCAACCGGATAGCTATTgggaatttaaatttacttttattgatattatgttttatggtTACATGACAATATGCGGTTTCATTCATTTCTGTTTTCGAGGTTATTAAGATAGCAATcagttgaaatattttagagCAAGAAATTTGGCTAGATTTTGGTATGCAAATGCATAATAATAAGGAATTTGTGCAAATGACGAGAAGTGTCGCAATCTGGAACTATTAAAAGATCAATAAACGTTATTGCCGCTATTATTACACAGTTTCTGTTTGTCTTCCTTTTATCCGTTTTGCCCACCTTTTTCTATagagtataaaattaaaaacaaaaacattacaaataattgttGTTAGAAGCACATTACGATACGACATTACAATATATAAGTCATTCTAATTCTACTTAGTACTTcgaaattcaattattataattttatgtactttGATCGTGAAAAAAAGCCAACCTTTCTAGCCAAATAATTTCGTGTGTCCGATTCATAcaactaaatattttacaggTTTACCCGACTCCTACATTCCCGATCACCATGGTTCGCTTGCTATTCAAAAGAGCAATCTCACAGATAAATGATAATGCTAGTGTCAATGGGCAATAAACGCTAAGCTCACATAATTCAGCGCGTGTCGCTCTCAGTATATCATTTGTCGGATGCGGATACAGCGAAATATCCGCACTACGTACTTCCCGCGTTTTTAATGGATTTTGTGCGCCATTTCCAAATTAGGCTGCTTTTTTATAGACgcatatatctatactaatattataaagctgaagagtttgtttgtttgaatgcgctaatctcaggaattactggtccgatttgaaaaatttacaCCCAGGAATAAGCAAAACAAAGTTTCATGATATTACTGACtgagtaataataattgtatcaaAATTCATATGGTCATTCATTACATCTTTTACCTCAAATTCCATTCTACATAATCATACAAATGCCTcaattaattgaatgaattgtGAATGTAAACGTAACCTCAGATGACCTTATGACACCTTCAAACCCTCCGAgtcaatacataatatttcctGAGCGTAACCGTGCTGCATTGCGTACTCTGTGACGTCACGCTGACGTCACACCATTTAGAATTTATGAATGGACGAGTGTTGTGCTTTGCCGCGCTTTGCTAACCGGATCATTTGGTAGATTATTTTACAGTTGTTGAACATGATATTTTGTGGTTTGTTTGTTATAGTATGTGTGATGCGAGctgtgttttattaaattagcagTTGTAGTGTCACATTAATACTTTAAAGTTGTATTGTTACTTACCTATTTTCAATGATGAAAGGTTgaagaagaaagaagaagaaagaaagaaagaatcTATCTTTCTTATTTTCTTCTTCTATGAAAGGTTGGTTTTCTACCTACAtgaataatatcatttttatcataaaatctaataattgaaattggGTCTGTtgttcataattaataattatagattaaaattaagaaagtattatttcattcattgactccaattaaaattacttacttactagAATACGACTTCAACTGAACAAACTTAACAGTCAAGATAATCAACATTTAATTCCATGTCCCAAGGCAAACCAACAGATCTTACAAGCCAGAAACACAGtgcataaattaataagcAATTCCTATAAACAGGCCCAATGCATCCGCCGGAGTTAGCAACTAATTGGTTTATAACAGCGCTGAACTTCTGGCGAACATTCATTATGACATTAGCCTGTTCTAAATTGCATTGTGCCGTCCAACTCGCAATATTGGTGTATACTTGATGAAGTGTAAAAGGACTTGGATGTGTTATGCAATATATTAGCAGGAAGAGCACAGTTAcgttgtaaattttatattatgcgaGCGTGACGCTGTGAGATGTCCGcgatttaaaattcaataggTAATGATACAAGAAGAACGTGTGACgtgaattattatcattgcagtaatgattattattatgctCGGTAACCTTATCTTCAACCAagtaatatttcattaaattaaaacatattgttttattttctttgttctTATATCTTCTCTTTTAATAACTAACCTTTCATTTCTtcatcttcttcttcttctattctttcagaatcaaatttaaaaataaaacataatgatGCTACTACAGGATGTTCCATCAAATTGCTCTATACACTAAAACCGGATATACACTATATACAGGATGTTCAACAGAATTTGCAAACAAAATTACGCAACACAACTCAAGAACAGGCATCACACTCACTTATTATACAGCACTATATCTGGCAGCCAAATGTGTTCCGACGGCACATAAAGCTCCTTCTGCCCGCCGTACTCCAGCGGGTCCCATTTGAATTTGTGATCTTCCCATTCCTGCAACAATTGTACCCTCATTAAACGGCCAGTACCTACGCAAACGGAATTTTTAGGTATAAGCGTTAATGGTTATTGTTATGATACGGTTTATCTATTGATTATAAATTGCGATGgtgaatattttaacatttacgatgttaaaattaaatgggtACTGCATTCTTTGTAATAAGCATGTAGCTGCTATGTTTTGTATGACTAAGACATAAGAGTATAtacaacattaaaaatattattgaccACAAGTAGAAGTATCcacttatatttataataattataatcaaattaaCTTACATGTTCCAGCCAAACGTTCGTTGTCAAAATCTGATCTTTAAGATTCTGAAACAAATAGAAAAAGATCTATCGTTATTATAACATCACAAATGTTGCTTACTAAATTTCGAAtactttattgaaaaattgaaattaaaacagcCTTTACTAAACCTACGCTTAatccaattaaattattattgaaaaagtatAAGGAATTTTATAATCGGGTAACACCTTCAATACCAAACTGAACCGAACGGTTGGAAAATGAATGACTTTTAATGtataagaatattattttaattctttataaaGCTAATGGTCTCTGCTCCCTGCCCAAACATAGCGCAGTGATACGAAAAAATTCGTAGAAAAACTGGCccgataaaatttaacaacgcTACAAAAGTAGGTTACTTAACTCGGTCGCATTTATGGCATTCTACTTCCCTGCTATAGAGCAATCGATCCCAATTCTTGGGCTCGGGCCAAATATCCCCCGGGCcatcaaaattaatataaacatagcTAAATAACGGATTACCCACTGGATAGGGATTAATGTAATGAGATAAGAGGAAACGCTATGTAGGGACTGAAGAAATTGCTAGACACACTAGGTACGttgaaattttgaatttgtataAGTATTTGAACAAAATATAGACAGCCAAGAGGGCATTCGACGAGATACAACTCGAAGTAAACATGCAAATTACCTTATTGCATACTTCCATTCAATtcctaattattatgaaaagaagttctaacatatataataaatattatgtagagagCAGTTGGTTAAGTAATAGCGTCAGATTTGTATTAGATGGTGGACAAATTAAGTTTCATTGATAGGAacgtcattaaaaataataaagggtAAAACACAAGAGAGAGAGTCTGCTCGTATGTCCTAAATAAAGCGAGACAAACAACCGACAGACTGATGTTATTCGAATAGTCCGTACTTTTAACTTGTCCAGTACTTGTAGACTTCTTGGAACTTTCTTCTTAATTGTACATTGAATATCTATTCATTggaaatatctatttattttcccACCCGTATTTTATCTGTACTTTTTATCTAGAAATCGTGCATTATTAAACCCTTCAAAATCTTACTTTACTAGAGCAATCAAGCTGTCCgcaaattttgtatttagatGTTTgtgcttattttatttttatttatttactgtcaaaagaaatttaaatggCTCATAGATAAACTGAAAAATAGAATtgtaataagtacataatccacacagagcgagcagccgCGTGAGGAAATTTCTGCACGAAACAAGTCAGTGTGGACCCgcctatgttattttattttatcctatCCATAATTCTCACTAAGTAACGCCACTAAACTCTAtcagaaaatttcaaatccAATTTTCCCAAgctaatttcaaattattaaccAAATGAGCTCCGTGAAAGGCAATTTTAGAAGCAagaaagaatataaaattttacaacgtCCATACATCCAGGGGCGGACAGTGATACATTTTGAACTACAATATTAATGGTGGCTGCAACGAGCACCAGATGGCCGCTTGTCAGGTTGTTAAGTAAGCGTTTTGAGGGAAATCACGTTACTCAATGTACGTATATTTAATCCGTGATAATGCCTGAGCGGAAATTAAAAAGTGctgttataaaattgaaagaaCTTAATGAATAAGGATTAGGCTCGTCTTATTGATTAACAAACACTTATGAGGATGCATGTCTGTTAATGTtttgaaccgattaca from Colias croceus chromosome 16, ilColCroc2.1 encodes the following:
- the LOC123698469 gene encoding acetylcholine receptor subunit alpha-like 2, which gives rise to MKFVLITLFSFIAGDVFANPDAKRLYDDLLSNYNRLIRPVDKNNNTVLVKLGLRLSQLIDLNLKDQILTTNVWLEHEWEDHKFKWDPLEYGGQKELYVPSEHIWLPDIVLYNNADGEYVVTTMTKAVLHHTGKVLWTPPAIFKSSCEIDVRYFPFDQQTCFLKFGSWSYDGDQIDLKHINQKKGDMVEVGIDLREYYPSVEWDILGVPAERHERYYPCCQEPYPDIFFNITLRRKTLFYTVNLIVPCVGISYLSVLVFYLPADSGEKIALSISILLSQTMFFLLISEIIPSTSLALPLLGKYLLFTMLLVGLSVVITIIILNVHYRKPSTHEMAPWVRTFFITMLPKLLLMRVPKDLLRDLAAQKIIGRGKKKNKFKDALAAVERTNSNASSPDSLRHHLPGGCNGLHSTTATNRFSGLVGALGSLGAGYNGLPSVMSGLDDSLSDITPRKKYPFELEKAIHNVMFIQHHMQRQDEFNAEDQDWGFVAMVLDRLFLWIFTIASIVGTFAILCEAPSLYDDTKPIDMVLSSVAQQQFLPVDSGDS